A window of the bacterium genome harbors these coding sequences:
- a CDS encoding zinc-binding alcohol dehydrogenase — MKRNPTIVFPKPQEVVLEDRDIPSPKEGEVLIKTIRSLISIGTELTILSGRFPPDSAWANYGKFPFIPGYSNVGIVVEVGKGVEREWIGKKVASYAPHSAFVISSIEHLRVIDREVSDEEVAFFCLSEICLNGVRRGDVRFGESVGIYGLGLLGQLTARFCWLAGARPVIGIDIANERLERFPKRAGFFSLDPEEQDVREKVSELTKGRMVDVVFEVTGNPHLIPREFEILRRQGRLVILSSPWGPTPSFDFHDLCNSPSYTIIGAHNSSHPQYPTLDNPWTQKRHFQLFLDLIHNGDLDVKSLISHRISYEEAPAFYLSLLQDRSKALGVVIEWE; from the coding sequence ATGAAGAGAAATCCAACAATAGTTTTCCCTAAACCCCAAGAAGTCGTTTTAGAAGATAGAGATATACCTTCCCCTAAAGAGGGAGAGGTTTTGATAAAGACTATCCGCAGTTTAATAAGCATTGGGACGGAGCTAACGATTTTATCGGGAAGATTTCCACCCGATTCCGCCTGGGCGAATTACGGCAAGTTCCCCTTCATTCCCGGCTACAGCAATGTGGGAATAGTTGTTGAGGTCGGCAAGGGAGTTGAAAGGGAATGGATAGGAAAGAAGGTGGCGAGCTACGCACCACATTCCGCTTTCGTCATTTCCTCAATTGAACATCTAAGGGTCATAGATAGGGAAGTCTCTGATGAGGAGGTTGCTTTTTTCTGCCTTTCTGAGATTTGCCTCAATGGTGTTAGGAGGGGCGATGTTCGCTTTGGGGAGAGCGTGGGGATTTATGGTCTCGGTCTTCTTGGGCAGTTGACCGCTCGTTTCTGCTGGCTTGCTGGCGCTCGTCCTGTTATCGGGATAGATATAGCCAATGAAAGACTGGAAAGGTTTCCTAAAAGGGCTGGATTTTTCTCCCTCGATCCAGAGGAACAAGATGTGAGAGAGAAAGTGAGCGAGCTGACAAAGGGAAGGATGGTGGATGTAGTTTTTGAGGTAACGGGGAATCCCCATCTCATCCCTCGGGAATTTGAGATATTGAGGAGACAGGGACGACTTGTCATCCTATCAAGCCCCTGGGGACCTACTCCCTCCTTTGATTTCCACGACCTCTGCAATTCCCCCAGCTATACAATCATTGGGGCGCATAACTCATCTCATCCCCAATATCCAACCCTTGATAATCCCTGGACGCAAAAGCGTCATTTCCAGCTTTTCCTTGACCTAATCCACAATGGAGATTTGGATGTAAAAAGCCTCATCAGCCACAGGATATCCTACGAAGAGGCGCCCGCTTTCTATCTCTCCCTCCTGCAGGATAGAAGCAAGGCTTTAGGGGTAGTTATTGAATGGGAGTGA